Proteins from one Deltaproteobacteria bacterium genomic window:
- the csx17 gene encoding type I-U CRISPR-associated protein Csx17 encodes MASVSTHPATQLVAVNLPGLRPTSLGNYLASLGLLRVVARCWPRARLAWRDDIPCLVGGAETLDELGNHLLKIACEGSWTAYELSWQEEQKKSTKAKSRRPVALWRSAANEDSLHRLDAHIVAATRLFFNPLLGSGGNAGKRKFADGWEKAKSALQNQVASKGSAPKAAREKASVTAASDAPFRELEAWLTGKPVSFLLEKLQAASWFSDANKLFNSGQASAREGQISPWAMVLACEGLEFFAGGASRRLGARTRTQGAFPFVTGPAAAATPGEAGRDRGEVWAPIWSRPASVVEVEAIFTRGRAEIDGRGAVTPAAFAAAILRRGTDAGISCFIRFALGATTSGNTFEPRLLGRIAVPRDRPASTDTTPHRDRVRHLASPISAASVVAAHHGDASARALERAVALLNRLPRDIKKGNRWRYQGLRGPIEAAAVHLAAVPDDALRARALADAIVTALDRVDRNRTFREAGVRWSPLPLGWLRVLIGETASTEARIAAAIVSSFPAARPFALYRFGVTANRDGSYAVPKAPPFTWVWSKQDLTANLVRVIDRLTLDLETHERHEKGEVFARREGWYASPSEVDAWLSGAVDEPALSSWLSRLALLDWRWAGHRPRWLGTQQEIPVNGLLALHGLLLPLLDERPVMSGQRDLLAKETAARTPAAARRLVALLRVGHVTSAINHARSRYSMTRAQLATQHAEVRVHDPARFLASLLIPSSDYERADLLVRRWLRPTRSQIQGGTRHA; translated from the coding sequence ATGGCTAGCGTTTCAACACACCCTGCAACGCAACTGGTTGCTGTTAATCTGCCAGGTCTGCGCCCGACCAGTCTTGGGAACTATCTCGCATCGCTTGGACTGCTCCGTGTTGTCGCACGGTGTTGGCCGAGAGCGCGTCTCGCTTGGCGCGATGACATTCCCTGCCTTGTCGGTGGAGCCGAAACCCTCGACGAACTCGGGAACCACCTGCTTAAGATAGCCTGCGAGGGAAGCTGGACCGCATACGAACTATCCTGGCAGGAGGAACAGAAGAAGAGCACCAAGGCGAAGAGCAGGCGGCCGGTTGCATTGTGGCGATCGGCGGCAAATGAGGATTCACTGCACCGGCTCGATGCTCACATTGTTGCCGCGACAAGACTCTTCTTCAATCCGCTTCTCGGTAGCGGAGGAAATGCTGGTAAACGGAAGTTCGCAGACGGCTGGGAGAAGGCGAAATCCGCGCTGCAGAACCAGGTGGCATCCAAAGGCTCCGCTCCGAAAGCCGCAAGGGAGAAGGCCTCCGTCACCGCAGCGTCAGACGCTCCCTTTCGAGAGCTGGAAGCCTGGTTGACCGGCAAGCCGGTTTCCTTCCTCCTGGAAAAGCTCCAGGCCGCATCCTGGTTCAGCGATGCGAACAAGCTATTCAATTCGGGTCAGGCTTCAGCTCGCGAGGGCCAGATCTCTCCTTGGGCGATGGTACTTGCCTGCGAGGGGTTGGAGTTCTTCGCCGGTGGCGCTTCCCGGCGGCTCGGAGCGCGGACAAGAACACAAGGTGCGTTCCCGTTTGTGACTGGACCGGCTGCGGCGGCAACGCCCGGGGAAGCGGGTCGAGATCGCGGCGAGGTGTGGGCTCCAATTTGGAGCCGCCCGGCGAGCGTTGTTGAGGTTGAGGCGATCTTCACGCGTGGTCGAGCCGAAATCGATGGGCGCGGAGCAGTGACTCCAGCCGCCTTCGCTGCTGCGATCCTGCGCCGCGGAACGGACGCGGGCATCTCCTGCTTCATTCGTTTCGCACTCGGGGCCACGACGAGCGGCAACACCTTCGAGCCACGTCTGCTCGGTCGCATCGCCGTACCGCGGGACCGGCCAGCATCCACTGACACGACGCCGCACCGGGACCGTGTGCGCCATCTCGCCTCGCCGATATCTGCAGCATCAGTCGTTGCGGCGCATCATGGCGACGCAAGCGCTCGCGCGCTGGAGCGCGCAGTCGCCCTGCTGAACCGGCTCCCGCGCGATATCAAGAAGGGCAATCGTTGGCGGTATCAAGGGTTGCGCGGGCCAATAGAAGCAGCCGCGGTGCACTTGGCAGCTGTTCCGGATGATGCGCTGCGAGCGCGTGCGCTCGCGGACGCCATAGTAACTGCACTCGATCGCGTGGACCGCAACCGCACGTTTCGAGAAGCCGGTGTTCGCTGGTCGCCTCTTCCCCTAGGCTGGCTGCGGGTGCTCATCGGGGAGACCGCTTCGACCGAGGCGCGCATTGCCGCCGCTATCGTGTCGAGCTTCCCAGCGGCACGCCCCTTCGCGTTGTACCGTTTCGGAGTTACGGCGAATCGAGACGGCTCATACGCGGTGCCGAAAGCACCGCCGTTCACGTGGGTCTGGAGCAAGCAAGACCTGACGGCGAACCTCGTTCGCGTGATAGACCGGCTCACGCTGGATCTCGAAACGCACGAGCGCCACGAGAAGGGCGAAGTGTTTGCACGACGCGAGGGGTGGTACGCGAGCCCTTCCGAAGTCGATGCATGGCTGTCAGGGGCCGTCGATGAGCCCGCGCTGAGTTCGTGGTTGTCGCGTCTCGCGCTGCTCGACTGGCGATGGGCCGGGCATCGCCCTAGGTGGCTAGGCACGCAGCAAGAGATTCCGGTGAATGGCCTGCTTGCGCTCCACGGGTTGCTCCTGCCGCTGCTGGACGAGCGCCCGGTCATGAGCGGCCAGCGCGACCTACTCGCCAAGGAGACCGCAGCGCGAACGCCCGCTGCGGCTCGCCGGCTGGTCGCCTTGCTGCGAGTGGGCCATGTGACTTCGGCCATCAATCATGCGCGGAGCCGTTACTCCATGACGAGGGCTCAACTCGCCACCCAGCACGCCGAGGTGCGCGTGCACGATCCCGCTCGATTTCTCGCCAGCCTGCTTATTCCGAGCTCTGACTATGAGCGAGCTGATCTCTTGGTTCGCCGTTGGCTGCGCCCCACACGATCACAGATCCAAGGAGGAACACGTCATGCCTGA